A window of the Serinus canaria isolate serCan28SL12 chromosome 20, serCan2020, whole genome shotgun sequence genome harbors these coding sequences:
- the PLAGL2 gene encoding zinc finger protein PLAGL2, which translates to MTAFFPSVPNWIQDAKQEEEETGWKLVPRPRGEETESQGKCQCELSEPSFPHVDKLRTHTLSHSEQRPYNCPQLHCGKAFASKYKLYRHMATHSAQKPHQCMYCEKMFHRKDHLRNHLQTHDPNKEALHCPECGKNYNTKLGFRRHLAMHAAASGDLSCKVCLQTFESTQVLLEHLKAHSRRASGGAKEKKHPCDHCDRRFYTRKDVRRHLVVHTGRKDFLCQYCAQRFGRKDHLTRHMKKSHSQELLKIKTEPVDMLGLLSCSSSVAVKEELSPVLCMASRDMMGGKSFPGMLPVGMYSTHLQTMPSSGMPHSLVPNSLPMGMSYPLESSSPISSPPQPPPKYQLGSTSYLPEKLPKVEVDSFLSDFPGSLSLSSGDPQSSSPQPPTLDEALLSKSPANLSEALCAANMDFSHLLGFLPLNLPPCNPPVSSGGLVMGYSQGEAQPLLTTLQHQPQESPGAGASLNFGPLHSLPPVFTSSLSTTTLPRFHQAFQ; encoded by the exons ATGACGGCATTTTTCCCCAGTGTTCCCAATTGGATTCAAGAtgcaaagcaggaggaggaagagacagGCTGGAAATTAGTCCCCAGACCAAGAGGTGAAGAAACCGAAAGTCAGGGAAAATGCCAGTGTGAACTATCGGAGCCCTCCTTCCCTCATGTGGACAAGCTGAGAACTCACACACTTTCCCACTCGGAGCAGAGGCCCTACAACTGCCCCCAGCTGCACTGTGGCAAGGCCTTTGCTTCCAAGTACAAGCTCTACAG GCATATGGCCACACACTCTGCTCAGAAGCCCCACCAGTGCATGTACTGCGAGAAGATGTTCCACAGGAAGGATCACCTTCGGAACCACCTGCAGACCCACGATCCCAACAAAGAGGCCCTGCACTGTCCCGAGTGCGGCAAGAACTACAACACCAAACTGGGCTTCAGGCGACACCTGGCCATGCATGCGGCTGCCAGCGGTGACCTCAGCTGCAAGGTGTGCCTCCAGACCTTTGAGAGCAcccaggtcctgctggagcACCTCAAAGCCCATTCCAGGCGGGCTTCCGGCGGGGCAAAGGAGAAGAAGCATCCGTGTGACCACTGCGATCGGCGCTTCTACACCCGCAAGGACGTGCGCAGGCACCTGGTGGTGCACACGGGGCGGAAGGACTTCCTGTGCCAGTACTGTGCTCAGAGGTTTGGGAGGAAAGACCACCTGACCAGGCACATGAAAAAAAGCCACTCCCAGGAACTGCTGAAGATTAAGACGGAGCCAGTGGACATGCTGggtctgctcagctgcagctcctctgtggcAGTGAAGGAAGAGCTGAGTCCTGTCCTGTGTATGGCATCCAGAGACATGATGGGTGGTAAGAGCTTCCCTGGCATGCTGCCCGTGGGCATGTACAGCACACATCTCCAAACCATGCCAAGCTCAGGGATGCCCCATTCTTTGGTTCCTAATTCTCTTCCAATGGGAATGAGCTATCCTCTGGAGTCTTCTtctcccatctcctccccacCGCAACCTCCTCCAAAGTATCAGCTTGGATCTACCTCATATTTGCCTGAGAAACTACCCAAAGTAGAGGTGGACAGCTTTTTGTCAGACTTCCCTGGCAGTCTGTCTCTCTCATCTGGTGATCCTCAGTCCTCTTCGCCTCAGCCACCCACCCTGGATGAGGCTTTGCTTTCCAAGAGCCCTGCTAACCTCTCAgaggctctctgtgctgctAACATGGACTTTTCTCATCTTCTTGGCTTCCTTCCCCTAAACCTTCCTCCTTGCAATCCTCCTGTCTCGTCGGGGGGATTGGTCATGGGCTACTCGCAGGGGGAGGCACAGCCACTGCTCACCACTTTGCAACATCAACCTCAAGAGTCTCCTGGAGCCGGGGCCTCGCTGAACTTTGGGCCCCTTCATTCGTTGCCCCCCGTCTTCACCTCCAGCTTGAGCACAACCACGCTGCCACGGTTCCACCAGGCCTTCCAATAA